Proteins encoded by one window of Lathyrus oleraceus cultivar Zhongwan6 chromosome 1, CAAS_Psat_ZW6_1.0, whole genome shotgun sequence:
- the LOC127097455 gene encoding uncharacterized protein LOC127097455, with protein sequence MSQAIDEEPTQNNEPFIPNEDVGENSEDDLEEVRFEDLFGVSDDDGNKDIFDTPTVTLRAQPISLYNPPVHMQNISLDDAEPISVFGSFIPTHNADEIEEDIEYENKEECVLALQQWHIKRSLDFSVVKSDNVCFVIKCRNSTCNFKCRVSLRKCNSRWRVGKSGGPHTCTTTSMSQDHTKLTSEMISKSIMELVNQDSSLKVKVIIAHVVEKYRYIISYKKAWIAKCKAIESLYGNWETSYNDLPQWILVMKTYLPGTIIELQSLLVISNDGSYLGDQRIFHRLFWAFRPCIRGFVYCKPIVQVDGTWLYGKYRGTLLMAVAQDGNGNIFPIAFALVESETKEAWSFFLKNLRIHVTPQANLCLISDRHESIKSAYNNPENGWQYPPSSHVYYIRHIVQNFMSEIKDKDLRKIVVNMGYALTEAKFNYYRGKSEEQTTTLYHG encoded by the coding sequence ATGAGTCAAGCCATTGACGAAGAACCAACTCAAAATAATGAACCTTTCATACCAAATGAAGATGTAGGCGAGAATAGTGAGGATGATCTTGAGGAGGTTCGATTTGAAGATCTATTTGGTGTTAGCGATGATGATGGCAATAAAGACATATTCGACACACCGACCGTTACACTAAGAGCGCAACCAATTAGTTTGTACAACCCACCTGTGCACATGCAAAACATAAGTTTGGATGATGCTGAACCAATCTCCGTTTTCGGAAGTTTCATACCAACTCACAATGCTGACGAAATAGAGGAGGACATCGAGTATGAAAATAAGGAAGAATGTGTTCTGGCGTTGCAACAATGGCATATAAAACGTAGTCTAGATTTTTCTGTGGTTAAATCTGACAATGTATGTTTTGTCATCAAATGTAGAAATTCAACATGCAATTTCAAATGTAGGGTCTCTTTGCGTAAGTGCAACTCAAGGTGGAGAGTTGGTAAGTCTGGTGGGCCTCATACGTGCACAACCACTTCCATGTCACAAGACCATACAAAACTCACTTCAGAAATGATTAGTAAGAGCATAATGGAACTTGTAAATCAAGACTCTTCTCTTAAGGTGAAGGTTATCATTGCTCATGTTGTTGAGAAATACAGGTATATCATATCCTACAAAAAGGCATGGATTGCAAAGTGTAAGGCAATTGAGTCGTTGTATGGAAATTGGGAGACATCTTACAACGATTTGCCGCAGTGGATACTGGTAATGAAAACATATCTACCAGGTACCATTATAGAATTACAATCCTTACTTGTGATTTCAAATGATGGTTCATACTTGGGTGACCAAAGGATATTTCATCGTCTGTTTTGGGCGTTTCGACCATGTATACGTGGTTTCGTGTATTGTAAACCTATTGTGCAGgttgatggaacatggttatatGGCAAGTACAGAGGGACTCTGTTGATGGCTGTGGCACAGGATGGAAACGGGAACATATTTCCGATAGCGTTCGCATTGGTTGAAAGTGAGACAAAGGAAGcttggagtttctttcttaagaaTTTAAGAATACACGTTACCCCCCAAGCAAATCTATGCCTAATATCAGACAGGCATGAATCGATAAAGAGTGCATACAACAATCCGGAAAATGGATGGCAGTATCCTCCATCATCACACGTTTATTACATTAGACACATCGTGCAAAACTTCATGAGCGAGATTAAAGACAAGGATCTACGCAAAATAGTTGTTAACATGGGTTATGCGTTAACAGAGGCAAAATTTAACTACTATCGGGGGAAATCCGAAGAACAAACAACGACGCTTTATCATGGATAG